From the Psychrobacillus sp. FSL K6-4046 genome, one window contains:
- a CDS encoding ABC transporter ATP-binding protein produces the protein MSIVEVKGLKKQFGEKKVIDDISFTVEENRVFGFLGRNGSGKTTTMKMLLGLLQPDEGSLNICGELVRFGETKTNKYIGFLPDVPMFYPFMTAREYLLLCGQITGLKQPYTKQKSDELLDLIGLANESGRISTYSRGMKQRLGIAQALLNEPKLLICDEPTSALDPIGRKQILDILHEVKQKTTVIFSTHVLSDVERICDDIAVLHEGKIVMEGDLQAIKRQYQSDQLYIQFGTEDDKNKFCGLSSIQNLLNDSNFKEEKMSLQFKHTHFTEQLVLQAFQEAHVFPQKLEKMEQSLENIFMDVVK, from the coding sequence ATGTCCATTGTTGAAGTGAAAGGACTGAAGAAGCAATTCGGAGAAAAAAAGGTAATTGATGATATTTCATTTACAGTTGAAGAGAATCGAGTCTTTGGCTTTCTTGGCAGAAATGGTTCAGGAAAAACGACTACAATGAAAATGTTATTAGGTTTACTACAACCAGATGAAGGTAGTTTAAATATTTGTGGAGAATTGGTTCGTTTCGGTGAGACGAAAACCAATAAATACATTGGATTTTTACCTGATGTTCCAATGTTTTATCCCTTTATGACTGCAAGAGAATACCTTCTATTATGTGGTCAAATTACTGGTTTGAAGCAACCATATACGAAGCAGAAAAGCGATGAATTGTTAGATCTTATTGGATTGGCTAACGAATCTGGTAGGATTAGTACTTATTCAAGAGGGATGAAGCAACGTCTAGGAATTGCGCAAGCACTTTTAAATGAGCCTAAATTATTAATTTGTGATGAACCGACCTCAGCATTGGATCCAATTGGTCGAAAACAGATACTAGACATCTTACATGAAGTAAAGCAGAAAACAACGGTTATTTTTTCAACACATGTATTATCTGATGTGGAACGTATTTGTGACGATATTGCTGTGTTACATGAAGGTAAAATTGTGATGGAGGGAGATCTACAAGCTATAAAAAGGCAATATCAATCTGATCAATTGTATATTCAATTTGGAACAGAGGATGATAAAAACAAATTTTGCGGATTATCAAGTATTCAAAATTTGTTGAATGATAGTAATTTTAAAGAGGAGAAAATGAGTCTGCAATTTAAACATACCCATTTTACAGAGCAATTAGTTTTGCAAGCATTCCAGGAAGCGCATGTTTTTCCGCAAAAGTTAGAAAAAATGGAGCAATCATTAGAAAATATATTTATGGATGTGGTTAAATGA
- a CDS encoding YjcZ family sporulation protein, with the protein MSGYENQGGGSGYGNSGSGFVLLVVLFILLIIVGASFIY; encoded by the coding sequence ATGTCTGGATATGAAAATCAAGGCGGAGGATCGGGTTACGGCAATAGCGGATCAGGTTTCGTACTGCTTGTAGTGTTATTTATCCTACTTATTATTGTGGGAGCATCATTCATTTATTAG
- a CDS encoding PLDc N-terminal domain-containing protein → MESNMSTLIEYLPFLLPLIIIQFGLAIFAVVHVIKHPTYRFGNQVMWIIVVLFFQFIGPVIYFVFGRGDK, encoded by the coding sequence ATGGAGAGCAACATGTCAACATTAATAGAATATTTACCATTTTTATTACCACTGATTATTATTCAGTTTGGATTGGCCATCTTTGCAGTAGTTCATGTAATAAAGCACCCGACATATAGGTTTGGAAACCAGGTGATGTGGATTATCGTAGTACTCTTCTTTCAATTTATTGGTCCTGTTATTTATTTCGTATTTGGACGGGGTGATAAATAA
- a CDS encoding ABC transporter permease subunit encodes MKSFQAFIKKELMESHRTYKLWIIVTIFLGLGIMSPLTAKLMPVLFEQFMPAGVVMDIPEPTALDSWIQFYKNISQMGIILFIILFSTTLSSELSKGTLILMLTKGLSRKTVIWSKATAISLIWTLSYALAFWTTFAYTSYYWDMSTVSHYYFAAFCLWLFGILMIAVFLFGNVLAASTYMPMLFSGIVFVALLLLNMFEKTEAYNPIRLATSNVEILTGAMGKEDFTMVIWLTVASIFIILLSSIAIFNKKQL; translated from the coding sequence ATGAAATCATTTCAAGCATTTATAAAAAAAGAATTAATGGAATCACATCGTACTTATAAATTGTGGATTATAGTCACTATTTTTTTAGGTCTTGGCATTATGAGCCCGCTAACTGCAAAATTAATGCCTGTATTATTTGAACAGTTTATGCCAGCAGGAGTAGTAATGGATATTCCAGAGCCAACTGCTCTCGACTCTTGGATACAGTTTTATAAAAATATTTCACAAATGGGTATTATTTTGTTCATCATTTTATTTAGCACCACATTATCCTCAGAGTTATCAAAAGGTACCCTTATCCTTATGTTAACAAAGGGACTTTCAAGAAAAACAGTTATCTGGTCAAAAGCCACAGCTATATCACTTATATGGACACTAAGCTATGCTCTTGCTTTTTGGACGACATTCGCATATACATCTTATTATTGGGACATGAGTACTGTTTCGCATTACTATTTTGCTGCTTTTTGTCTATGGTTATTTGGCATTTTAATGATTGCTGTATTTTTGTTTGGAAATGTCTTAGCAGCATCAACATATATGCCGATGCTTTTTTCAGGAATTGTATTTGTAGCATTATTACTACTAAATATGTTTGAGAAAACAGAAGCATACAACCCGATCCGACTAGCAACGAGTAATGTAGAAATATTAACTGGTGCTATGGGAAAAGAAGATTTTACAATGGTTATTTGGCTAACCGTTGCAAGTATTTTCATAATCCTTTTAAGTTCCATAGCTATTTTCAATAAAAAACAACTATAA